In Leptospira sp. WS58.C1, a single genomic region encodes these proteins:
- a CDS encoding sodium-dependent bicarbonate transport family permease yields MGVVFFKSDLTIPNGLSKFFSMYLLFSIGFKGGHELFSTPFSTEHAFTLLACSIMAIVTPFFAYFILKAKLDKHNAAALAGSFGSISAVTFVTGGAYLHNKGIEYGGFIVAGMALMESPAIVIAVILDRLSRNKANGGGKINWKKLLHEALFGSSIYLLVGALIVGFVTGESGWAAEKPFTEDLFKGLLTFFLLDMGISAAKRFSEVTHAGFFLIASTLLIMVINAALGLFLVKLIRMPEGDAVMFVILCASASYIAVPAAMKDMIPEANPSIYLTVALSIVFPINIVIGIPLYHYLVTIL; encoded by the coding sequence ATGGGAGTGGTTTTCTTTAAGTCCGATCTAACCATTCCGAACGGGCTTTCTAAATTTTTCTCAATGTATTTGTTGTTTTCTATCGGATTTAAAGGAGGGCATGAACTTTTCAGTACACCATTCAGCACTGAGCATGCTTTTACTTTACTCGCCTGCTCAATCATGGCGATCGTAACTCCATTTTTCGCATATTTTATACTAAAAGCTAAGCTGGATAAACATAACGCCGCGGCATTGGCCGGATCTTTCGGTTCGATCAGCGCTGTGACCTTTGTTACAGGTGGGGCTTATCTTCATAATAAAGGGATAGAATACGGCGGTTTTATCGTAGCCGGTATGGCGCTTATGGAATCTCCGGCAATCGTAATCGCCGTCATACTCGATAGATTGTCTAGGAACAAAGCGAATGGGGGCGGAAAGATAAATTGGAAAAAGCTGCTTCATGAAGCTCTTTTCGGCTCTTCCATCTATCTTCTTGTAGGCGCTCTGATCGTAGGTTTTGTAACCGGAGAAAGCGGTTGGGCAGCGGAGAAACCTTTTACCGAGGATTTATTCAAGGGATTATTAACTTTCTTCCTTTTGGATATGGGGATTTCCGCAGCGAAACGTTTTAGCGAAGTAACTCATGCAGGATTTTTTCTAATCGCGTCCACTTTACTTATCATGGTGATCAACGCAGCTCTCGGACTATTTCTCGTAAAATTGATCCGTATGCCGGAAGGAGATGCGGTAATGTTCGTCATACTTTGCGCTTCCGCTTCCTATATAGCTGTCCCAGCGGCGATGAAAGATATGATCCCGGAAGCCAATCCTAGTATTTACCTTACGGTGGCGCTTTCGATCGTATTCCCGATCAATATCGTGATCGGTATCCCGCTCTATCACTATCTAGTAACAATATTATAA
- the ychF gene encoding redox-regulated ATPase YchF, giving the protein MSLNCGIVGLPNVGKSTIFNALTKAGAEMQNYPFCTIEPNKGIVEVPDTRLDRLVEIYKPQKKVPAIMEFVDIAGLVKGASQGEGLGNKFLSHIREVDAICHVVRAFEDENITHVHGKIDPVEDAQVVTMELIFADLESVEKQYQKISRNAKAGNKEAQEASALLDKIMAVLKEGKPARLADIKPEEQKLVKTFNLITSKPVLYVANITDKAAIAKENPIVESVKKMAKAEGAEVVTLCGKFEEEISGLSKEEQLEFLSEIGETSSGLDRMIQAAYKLLGLVTFFTAGEVEARAWTTGVGSTGPVAASVIHSDFEKGFVRAEVMKFEDLDRTGSPNKVKEEGKLRIEGKEYIVQDGDVIFFRVNA; this is encoded by the coding sequence ATGAGCTTGAATTGCGGGATCGTAGGACTTCCAAACGTAGGAAAATCAACCATATTTAACGCATTAACCAAGGCCGGTGCCGAAATGCAAAACTATCCTTTTTGTACCATCGAACCGAACAAGGGTATCGTGGAAGTTCCGGATACAAGGCTCGACAGGCTCGTCGAAATTTACAAACCCCAGAAAAAAGTGCCGGCAATCATGGAATTCGTGGATATTGCAGGACTCGTAAAAGGTGCCAGCCAAGGGGAAGGTCTCGGAAATAAATTTCTTTCTCATATCCGAGAAGTGGATGCGATCTGTCATGTGGTCCGCGCGTTCGAGGACGAAAATATCACTCATGTTCACGGAAAGATCGATCCGGTGGAAGACGCGCAAGTAGTTACAATGGAACTTATTTTTGCGGACCTAGAATCCGTCGAAAAGCAGTACCAAAAAATTTCCAGAAACGCAAAGGCAGGAAATAAGGAAGCGCAAGAAGCTTCCGCACTTTTAGATAAAATTATGGCGGTCTTAAAAGAAGGAAAACCGGCTAGACTCGCAGATATCAAACCGGAAGAGCAAAAATTAGTCAAAACGTTCAACTTAATCACTTCCAAACCTGTTCTTTACGTGGCCAATATCACGGACAAAGCGGCGATTGCTAAAGAAAATCCGATCGTGGAATCCGTAAAAAAAATGGCCAAGGCAGAAGGAGCGGAAGTAGTCACTCTTTGCGGAAAATTCGAAGAAGAAATTTCCGGACTAAGTAAAGAAGAACAACTGGAATTCTTAAGTGAGATAGGAGAAACAAGCAGCGGATTGGATAGAATGATCCAAGCTGCCTACAAACTTCTGGGACTTGTAACTTTCTTCACAGCGGGAGAAGTAGAAGCAAGAGCCTGGACCACTGGCGTGGGAAGTACAGGACCGGTGGCTGCATCGGTGATCCACTCTGACTTTGAAAAAGGATTTGTTCGCGCAGAAGTGATGAAGTTCGAAGATCTAGACAGAACGGGAAGTCCGAATAAAGTAAAAGAAGAAGGGAAACTCAGGATCGAAGGAAAAGAATATATCGTCCAAGACGGGGACGTCATCTTCTTTAGAGTGAACGCCTAA
- a CDS encoding helix-turn-helix domain-containing protein, with amino-acid sequence MKQSSYRIRNSFLSNIYFRFLILFFFGILSENLHAAPTLPKAEIIRLSPSSPVENISSKMEYRYRGYQFRHCKPETISSLHQLEWHHNTGNVLRLKRSSSGNWLRFRLANEGMEQLNRTLVLLWLNVPDAELCSVDSKGNFEAGFAGYDLDPIWNDFISPLPHFNIRLEAKEERTFYLYVLSNEDINYPVRLLSEDDYMIIVRLRSVLFLMVGFVLLFAFGYNLYLYFKSRKVLFLTLPLHLTAVGATLYFLHGKEFASIVGNENNLFRHNYFLFLGITHVVFFFYLAAWNKENSGIVYKSPFFWLVCFAGILYPLIPLYQFWYDHRILVLVLNYGCMLFYFGKTHISSIRNNTVYEMFFISVWGIFLLLDLYKTIFHFDFYPYNRMAVYGVLYYLPPLTVFVSLLSREILRRKEEEVSNRKTHLSSIDVKDFVGKIESLLENEKIYLTKSLKEEHMAKELGITIHQLSELINTEFKTNFPSLINQYRVEEAKVLLNEFPDENTTEIGAKAGFSSRSAFYLEFKKLTGTNPNSYRKESNGRKV; translated from the coding sequence ATGAAACAATCCAGTTATAGAATCCGAAATTCGTTTCTCTCAAATATCTATTTTCGATTTCTGATTTTATTTTTCTTCGGGATCCTTAGTGAAAATTTACACGCTGCTCCCACTCTCCCTAAAGCTGAAATAATCCGACTGAGTCCTTCTTCCCCCGTTGAAAATATCAGTTCAAAAATGGAATATCGGTATAGAGGATACCAGTTCCGTCATTGTAAGCCGGAAACAATTTCTTCTCTCCACCAATTAGAATGGCATCATAATACTGGGAATGTTCTGCGTTTAAAGAGGAGTTCTTCCGGAAATTGGCTGAGATTTAGATTGGCAAATGAAGGGATGGAACAACTGAACAGGACCCTGGTTTTGCTTTGGCTGAACGTGCCGGACGCGGAACTTTGTTCCGTAGATTCCAAGGGAAATTTCGAAGCGGGATTTGCAGGCTACGATCTAGATCCTATCTGGAACGATTTTATTTCTCCACTTCCCCACTTTAATATTCGTTTAGAGGCTAAGGAAGAAAGGACATTCTATCTTTACGTATTGTCCAATGAGGATATCAACTATCCGGTTCGATTGCTCTCTGAAGATGACTACATGATTATCGTGAGGTTGCGGTCCGTTCTCTTTTTAATGGTAGGGTTTGTGCTTCTCTTTGCCTTCGGTTATAACCTATATCTATATTTTAAGAGTAGAAAAGTTCTATTTTTGACATTGCCACTTCATTTAACCGCTGTGGGAGCCACTCTGTATTTTTTACATGGTAAGGAATTTGCATCCATCGTAGGAAATGAAAATAACTTATTCCGTCATAACTATTTCTTATTTTTGGGGATCACTCACGTTGTTTTCTTCTTCTATTTGGCCGCTTGGAATAAGGAAAATTCAGGGATCGTTTATAAATCCCCCTTCTTCTGGCTAGTTTGTTTTGCCGGGATCTTATATCCTCTCATCCCTCTTTACCAGTTTTGGTACGATCATAGGATCTTAGTATTAGTACTCAATTACGGATGTATGTTGTTCTATTTTGGAAAGACCCATATTTCTTCCATCCGTAACAATACCGTTTATGAGATGTTCTTTATCTCGGTCTGGGGGATCTTTCTTTTACTAGATCTGTATAAGACTATTTTCCATTTCGATTTTTATCCTTATAACAGAATGGCGGTATATGGGGTATTGTATTATCTGCCTCCTCTTACCGTATTCGTTTCCTTATTATCCAGAGAGATATTGAGAAGAAAAGAAGAAGAAGTTTCCAATCGTAAAACACACCTTTCTTCCATAGATGTGAAGGATTTTGTGGGTAAGATAGAGTCCTTGCTGGAAAATGAAAAAATTTATCTAACCAAGTCTTTAAAAGAAGAACATATGGCAAAAGAACTTGGGATCACCATCCACCAGCTTTCCGAGTTGATCAATACCGAGTTCAAGACCAATTTCCCGTCTTTGATCAATCAGTATAGAGTGGAAGAAGCGAAAGTATTACTAAATGAATTCCCTGACGAGAACACCACAGAGATCGGTGCAAAAGCAGGATTTAGTTCCAGATCAGCGTTCTATCTGGAATTTAAAAAATTAACCGGCACCAACCCGAATTCGTATCGTAAGGAAAGTAACGGCAGAAAAGTTTAG